Genomic segment of Panicum virgatum strain AP13 chromosome 9N, P.virgatum_v5, whole genome shotgun sequence:
CCTCGCCTCCGAACGCCGGAACACGGATCCGTCACTGACAACAGGACCCACACGTagcgggcccacatgtcatccaCACGAAACCCGTCGCATGGGACCCGCATCGGCTCCGTTTCATTCCTCGGTTCCGTTCCTccccttccgcctcgcttcCCCGATCGATCCAACCTGAACCACCCAACCGGcaaccgcctcctcgccgcccgcgtccaatgccgccgccgccgccgccgccgccgtccgcgtaGCGTCCCCGCGGAGATGGGCAATACCTGCGTCggccccagcgccgccggccgcaacGGCTTCCTGGCCAACGTCACCATCTGGCGGCCCCGCGGCGAGGACCCGCCTCCCCCAGCCctaccgccgccctcctcccccgcctccgACAAGGCGCCCGAGCCTGTCACCATCCCGGATTCGGAGCATTCTTCCCACCACTCATCCCGATCCTCCGaccagccgccgcccgccgccgcccagccgcAGGGCCAGCAGCAGGATTACCCTCCGGCGAAGAAACCCGTGCCCAAGGTCAAGCGCGTCCAGAGCGCGGGCCTCCTCGCTGACTCCGTCCTCAAGCGCGACGTCAACACGGCCCGGCTCAAGGACCTCTACACCATCGGGAAGAAGCTAGGGCAGGGGCAGTTCGGCACCACCTACCTCTGCGTCGAGAAGGCCACGGGCCGGGAATTCGCCTGCAAGTCCATTGCCAAGCGGAAGCTGCTCACGGAGGAGGATGTCGAGGACGTGCGCCGCGAGATCCAGATCATGCACCACCTCGCGGGCCACGCCAATGTCGTCTCCATCGTCGGCGCCTACGAGGACGCCGTCGCCGTGCAGCTCGTCATGGAGCTCTGCGCCGGTGGGGAACTCTTCGACAGGATCATCCAGAGGGGGCATTACTCCGAGAAGGCCGCGGCGCAGCTGACCAGGGTgatcgtcggcgtcgtcgaggCGTGCCACTCGCTCGGCGTGATGCATAGGGATCTTAAGCCGGAGAATTTCTTGTTTGTCAACCAGAAGGAGGACTCGCCCCTCAAGACCATCGATTTTGGCCTCTCCATCTTCTTCAAGCCAGGTACATATACGGCATTCCTGGACTCTCTAGCTAGCAATGCCGTTTTATCTAATCGTGACCTTGCTATAGTAATGTGACCCTCTATTACTGTAATTACTATCGAGTTAGCAACTGAGGTGCCAATGTGCGGTACGGTTGTTGCAGAATGGGGAATTCGTTTGTGGGGATAGCCGATAGCTAGCACTGGTCTCTGAAGTCTCATGCTGCGTGCAACAAGAAGGCCACCATATCATACATAGAGTGACAACAAAATGTAGATCGATTGTTACATGTTGGTGACGTGGTGTGTATATTTACTAACAAAAGACCATGCATGGTTGCATCATTTCTACCAATCAACAAATTGAGATAACTTATGCTGCTAAAGCTGAACCATATTAAAGTATTCAACAAGTTGTCGGTACTTTCTTATTAGTATTTTGGCTCAGAGACCTCAGGCTCGGTAAACATATGACTATGATTTGCAAACGAGCATCCCACCAAACTTACGAGGTTCCTGGGTGGGCATAAGTTCTCATCTTCAACACCAATCAATCATATTCATGACTTAGAATAGATCCGTTTTCACATTGATCTACACCAGGTTTCTACTGTAATACATAATCTACATATATAAAAGAGTATGCAGCAGATTGTTTCTGTTTTATAAGGAAAGATGATTTGACCAGGAATGTTATTGTGATACTTTTACCACGCGATACAAAATAGCATTATTCTAACGCCATTTGGACTAATATAACTTTTTCTGCAGGCGAAATGTTTACGGATGTTGTTGGAAGCCCATACTATGTTGCACCAGAGGTTCTGCTAAAACACTATGGCCGTGACGTTGACGTATGGAGTGCAGGTGTCATAATATATATCCTTCTAAGTGGGGTCCCTCCATTCTGGGATGGTGAGGTTATATGTAGCCTTCATGGTGAAAGATTACATTGTAGTTTTGTGTGGCATTGACAGTTGCCATTAATTCGatttttctattgatctctggGGCAGAAAGTGAACAAGGGATATTTGAACAAGTGTTGAAAGGTGACCTGGACTTCTCGTCAGAGCCCTGGCCTAGCATCTCAGAGAGCGCTAAGGATTTGGTCAGGAAAATGCTTATTCGCGATCCAAAGAAGAGATTAACTGCCCATGAAGCCCTATGTAAGTAGTAAGGAGGGATAACTAAAATTTTATATGCAATTCCTTCCTAGTTTCTTTACCCTCATATCAACCAAATCGGCTAAAATAACTGACCTGGGTTTTCCTAGGTCACCCTTGGGTTTGTGTTGATGGAGTTGCTCCTGACAGGCCTCTTGATTCTGCTGTTCTAAGTCGGTTGAAACAATTTTCTGCAATGAACAAACTAAAGAAAATGGCACTTAGGGTGAGTACTGATACAAATGATTTAGTTGTGCACTACATCAAGCTATTCATGtattgttttcttttctgtgTTTTTGTAGGTTATTGCTGAAAGtttatctgatgaagaaattgcAGGATTAAAAGAAATGTTCAAAATGCTTGACACTGACAACAGTGGTCATATCACATTAGAGGAACTAAAAACTGGCTTGCAGAGAGTTGGCGCTACTTTGATGGACTCAGAAATCAATGCTCTAATGGAAGCAGTAAGTATTCCATAATGATCACCACCTATCTGCTGCCTGTCTATACAACTTTTTGAATCGAATTTGGTCTGCAGACCACTTTGATGTCACTATATCTCATTCGCGAAATGTTAGCCACGGAAGAATGCTAACAATAAATTCATTAATTTTTCTCTGATCTTGCATGGTTTTGAACATCAAATAAGCTTCAATTGTGTGCCGTGCTTTGGTGAGGAAAGAAAACACATTATGAGGATCGCTTAACCGTGTTACCGAGTATGAGATTTATTTTAGGAAGTTTACTAAAATAGtactgaaaaatagttttctAACCATCATTCCAATTTATGGACTACCACTCAGTTGAAGCACATTTCATGAAAATATCAGGCGGACATCGACAACAGTGGAACAATTGATTATGGAGAGTTTATTGCTGCAACTTTGCATATAAACAAAGTCGAAAAGGAGGATAAGCTTTTCGCAGCTTTCTCATACTTCGACAAAGATGGCAGTGGTTACATAACTCAAGATGAGCTCCAAAAGGCATGTGAGGAGTTTGGTATAGGGGATACACGACTTGAGGATATTATTGGGGACATTGATCAGGACAATGTAAGCAGAGGATATTTGTTGTTCCTGTTCAAATGGGCAATTACAGTTTGTCTCATTTTATACATCCTTTTTCGTAGGATGGAAGGATTGACTACAACGAGTTTGTTGCGATGATGCAAAAGGGAGATAATCCACTTGGGAGAAAGGGACATCAAAGTAATGCGAATTTTGGTCTTGGGGAAGCACTGAAGCTTCGGTAATGGAGGTAATAGATGTTTGTTTTTCATAGTTTTCCCTTTCTATGATTGACAATATTAGACATCCCTTCAAGTCGAAAGAGTATAATATTCAGTTTCCTTGAAGGGGACAATGTTATTTGTTTTCTATGGTTACTGTTCTTCATTAGGGTATCTGATGGATCATTGCATTTAAGTTAGTTTCTTCTGCTTACTGTTTgtattatcttttttttttacagtcGCAGATGTTTCTCATCCGAGCAAAGTTATCATTCAGTAATTTGGAAAAAATGACCTGGCAACAGAATATCTCCAAAGGCTTGTCGCATGCATGCAGGCATTTCTGATCTCCAAGGTTCCATGGCGCCACAATCAAAATTCCAGGGTAGCTGAAGCAACCCAGGAGCGAAAATTTTTGCCAGAAAGCATCGACCTCACATAATTAACAGCAGGGTCGTGATGCTCAACATGGCATCTTTTGATTTCCCTCCTTTTCTAGTTCACATGTAGTGGCAACCAAACTTTCTCCACCATGTATCTGCGTTGTAAGCATGAGATGAGAGTAGGTGAGGTCCTTTTTTCTGCCCCTTTATCTTTCCATTCTGAT
This window contains:
- the LOC120690194 gene encoding calcium-dependent protein kinase 11; its protein translation is MGNTCVGPSAAGRNGFLANVTIWRPRGEDPPPPALPPPSSPASDKAPEPVTIPDSEHSSHHSSRSSDQPPPAAAQPQGQQQDYPPAKKPVPKVKRVQSAGLLADSVLKRDVNTARLKDLYTIGKKLGQGQFGTTYLCVEKATGREFACKSIAKRKLLTEEDVEDVRREIQIMHHLAGHANVVSIVGAYEDAVAVQLVMELCAGGELFDRIIQRGHYSEKAAAQLTRVIVGVVEACHSLGVMHRDLKPENFLFVNQKEDSPLKTIDFGLSIFFKPGEMFTDVVGSPYYVAPEVLLKHYGRDVDVWSAGVIIYILLSGVPPFWDESEQGIFEQVLKGDLDFSSEPWPSISESAKDLVRKMLIRDPKKRLTAHEALCHPWVCVDGVAPDRPLDSAVLSRLKQFSAMNKLKKMALRVIAESLSDEEIAGLKEMFKMLDTDNSGHITLEELKTGLQRVGATLMDSEINALMEAADIDNSGTIDYGEFIAATLHINKVEKEDKLFAAFSYFDKDGSGYITQDELQKACEEFGIGDTRLEDIIGDIDQDNDGRIDYNEFVAMMQKGDNPLGRKGHQSNANFGLGEALKLR